The window GGCGGTGAGCAGgaggccggggccgggcgggcagGGAGCGAGGGCCTGGCTGACCCCGCTGTGCCGGCAGGGAGGAGCTCCGGGCCGTGCGGGACGCCGTGGGGGCCGCCGGCACCGCCGTGCTGCGGCTGTACGAGGAGCGGGGCCCCACCGAGCTGGGGCTGCCGGGGGTTCTGCGGCGTGCTCCGCGCTGCCCCTCGCTGGCCGACGTgttggaggggctgcaggacgTGGAACGCTACTACCGGCACCTGTATCCTGCTGGGGGTGTCAGGGCAGCGCTGGGGGCTTGTTTTCTCCTTGTTGTCCTTACCGACCACGAAGGTATTTGGAGAGCAAACTGCTCCTGCAGCGCCTCAGCTTGGACAGCCTGGCAGACGTGGAAGCCCTCCCGCAGTCCTGGGAGAGGATTTTGGAGCGCTACAAAGAAGATGACGTGGTTCAAGGTAGTTCTGTGTAGAAGGGGCCGAGCGGTGTTTGCCAGGGCTCcgtgctgctgtcccctggggCCAGGCTCCGccgtgctggctgtgctggtcCCAGCAGCACGGGGTGACCCTGCTCAGGTGATCTTTGTGACATGCTTTGAGATCTTGGTCAGCTTCAGTTGAAAGTACCATCACACCCGGGCACAGCTGGAAGCAACATCCTCCCCCAGAGTGTAGTGAGGGCTCAGTGACCTGTTCCACTGCTCAGTCAGTTTTACCCACACTTGATTGTATTGCCTTTAAAACAAGTTTTTGGGAGTATAGAACGTAAAGCACGTTGAGCTGACAGTGTTgttgttttctctgtgtctcAGACACCCTCCTGAAGGTCTCGCTGTTTGTGGAGAACCATTGTGAGGTGAGCTGCTCACCTGGCTCCTGACAGGGCAGCAGGGACTGCTGCTTCTGGCGTGTTCTGCGATGCTGAAAGGGGCATGGAGGAATTGAGGGAGCTCTCCTGGTGCTTTTTGGAAGCTGAACAAGTTGAGTCTTCGCCTCAACATAAAATACTTGAATTGTGCCATTTTCAAGTGGAAATGGCCTTGGTCTCTGAAGAGGAGGCTGAGCTGAAAAAGCCGTGAGGATAGAAGGGAGTCATCTCCAGCTGTGGAACTTGTAATTTCTTTCTCCTGACATAGATGTTTTGTATCATGGAAAAAATGTAGATACTTACCTACATGAGGTGCTGCAGATGTGTGAGTGTAACAGTCCTTCAGGCTGGTGCCATGAAAGATACATGGGCTCTGTCCTTAGAAAATATGTCAGATTAGGGCTTAGAAACAGCAGTCACCTCATGTCCTTGAGCAGCATTTGCATTCATCCCATCTGGGcttggaggaggaaggaagcaAATCTGGCTTGAAAATGCACAGATGCCTGAGTTCTGACACAGACAGTTTTCAAGGGTGTTGCAATACACTGCTCTGATACCACTG is drawn from Poecile atricapillus isolate bPoeAtr1 chromosome 24, bPoeAtr1.hap1, whole genome shotgun sequence and contains these coding sequences:
- the AIRIM gene encoding AFG2-interacting ribosome maturation factor isoform X1; protein product: MTPPQARADDAAGAPAGGGTMMAAAVAALRAWVEAAARAEEAARAALAASTPLLGALAALAAQMRAARRLPWDATPLGAFPELRARLWQKQRGAAEALLEQLGGRREELRAVRDAVGAAGTAVLRLYEERGPTELGLPGVLRRAPRCPSLADVLEGLQDVERYYRHLYPAGGVRAALGACFLLVVLTDHEGIWRANCSCSASAWTAWQTWKPSRSPGRGFWSATKKMTWFKVVLCRRGRAVFARAPCCCPLGPGSAVLAVLVPAARGDPAQVIFVTCFEILVSFS
- the AIRIM gene encoding AFG2-interacting ribosome maturation factor isoform X2, which codes for MTPPQARADDAAGAPAGGGTMMAAAVAALRAWVEAAARAEEAARAALAASTPLLGALAALAAQMRAARRLPWDATPLGAFPELRARLWQKQRGAAEALLEQLGGRREELRAVRDAVGAAGTAVLRLYEERGPTELGLPGVLRRAPRCPSLADVLEGLQDVERYYRHLYPAGGVRAALGACFLLVVLTDHEGIWRANCSCSASAWTAWQTWKPSRSPGRGFWSATKKMTWFKTPS
- the AIRIM gene encoding AFG2-interacting ribosome maturation factor isoform X3, whose translation is MTPPQARADDAAGAPAGGGTMMAAAVAALRAWVEAAARAEEAARAALAASTPLLGALAALAAQMRAARRLPWDATPLGAFPELRARLWQKQRGAAEALLEQLGGRREELRAVRDAVGAAGTAVLRLYEERGPTELGLPGVLRRAPRCPSLADVLEGLQDVERYYRHLYLESKLLLQRLSLDSLADVEALPQSWERILERYKEDDVVQDTLLKVSLFVENHCEVSCSPGS